The Symphalangus syndactylus isolate Jambi chromosome 3, NHGRI_mSymSyn1-v2.1_pri, whole genome shotgun sequence genome has a segment encoding these proteins:
- the ZNF202 gene encoding zinc finger protein 202, with product MATAVEPEDQDLWEEEGILMVKLEDDFTCRPESVLQRDDPVLETSHQNFRRFRYQEAASPREALIRLRELCHQWLRPERRTKEQILELLVLEQFLTVLPGELQSWVRGQRPESGEEAVTLVEGLQKQPRRPRRWVTVHVHGQEVLSEETVHLGAEPESPSELQDPVQSSTPEQSPEETIQSPDLRTPAEQRPHQEEELQTLQESEVPVPLDPDLPAERSSGDSEMVALLTALSQGLVTFKDVAVCFSQDQWSDLDPTQKEFYGEYVLEEDCGIVVSLSFPIPRPDEISQVREEEPWVPDIQEPQETQEPEILSFTYTGDRSKDEEECLEQEDLSLEDIHRPVLGEPEIHQTPDWEIVFEDNPGRLNERRFGTNISQVNSFVNLRETTPIHPLLGRHHNCSVCGKSFTCNSHLVRHLRTHTGEKPYKCMECGKSYTRSSHLARHQKVHKMNAPYKYPLNRKNLEETSPSTQAERTPSVEKPYRCDDCGKHFRWTSDLVRHQRTHTGEKPFFCTICGKSFSQKSVLTTHQRIHLGGKPYLCGECGEDFSEHRRYLAHRKTHAAEELYLCSECGRCFTHSAAFAKHLRGHASVRPCRCNECGKSFSRRDHLVRHQRTHTGEKPFTCPTCGKSFSRGYHLIRHQRTHSEKTS from the exons ATGGCTACAGCCGTGGAACCAGAGGACCAGGATCTTTGGGAAGAGGAAGGAATTCTGATGGTGAAACTGGAAGATGATTTCACCTGTCGGCCAGAGTCTGTCTTACAGAGGGATGACCCAGTGCTGGAAACCTCCCACCAGAACTTCCGACGCTTCCGCTACCAGGAAGCAGCAAGCCCTAGAGAAGCTCTCATCAGACTCCGAGAACTTTGTCACCAGTGGCTGAGACCAGAGAGGAGGACAAAGGAGCAGATCCTAGAGCTGCTTGTGCTGGAACAATTTCTTACCGTCCTGCCTGGAGAACTACAGAGCTGGGTGCGGGGCCAACGGCCAGAAAGTGGCGAGGAGGCAGTGACGCTGGTGGAGGGTTTGCAGAAACAACCCAGGAGACCAAGGCGGTGG GTGACTGTCCATGTTCACGGTCAGGAAGTCCTGTCAGAGGAGACGGTGCATTTAGGAGCGGAGCCTGAGTCACCTAGTGAGCTGCAGGATCCTGTGCAAAGCTCGACCCCTGAGCAGTCTCCTGAGGAAACCATACAGAGCCCAGATCTGCGGACACCGGCAGAGCAGCGTCCACACCAGGAAGAGGAGCTCCAGACCCTGCAGGAGAGCG AGGTCCCAGTGCCCCTGGACCCAGACCttcctgcagagaggagctctgGAGACTCAGAGATGGTTGCTCTTCTTACTGCTCTATCACAG GGACTGGTAACGTTCAAGGATGTGGCCGTATGCTTTTCCCAGGACCAGTGGAGTGATCTGGACCCAACACAGAAAGAGTTCTATGGAGAATATGTCTTGGAAGAAGACTGTGGAATTGTAGTCTCTCTGT CATTTCCAATCCCCAGACCTGATGAAATCTCCCAGGTTAGAGAGGAAGAGCCGTGGGTCCCAGATATCCAAGAGCCTCAGGAGACTCAAGAGCCAGAAATCCTGAGTTTTACCTACACAG GAGATAGGAGTAAAGATGAGGAAGAGTGTCTGGAGCAGGAAGATCTGAGTTTGGAGGATATACACAGGCCTGTTTTGGGAGAACCAGAAATTCACCAGACTCCAGATTGGGAAATCGTCTTTGAGGACAATCCAGGTAGACTTAATGAAAGAAGATTTGGTACTAATATTTCTCAAGTGAATAGTTTTGTGAACCTTCGGGAAACTACACCCATCCACCCCCTGTTAGGGAGGCATCATAACTGTTCTGTGTGTGGAAAGAGCTTCACTTGTAACTCCCACCTTGTTAGACACCTGAGGACTCACACgggagagaaaccctataaatgtatGGAGTGTGGAAAAAGTTACACACGAAGCTCACATCTTGCCAGGCACCAAAAGGTTCACAAGATGAACGCGCCTTATAAATATCCCCTAAACCGGAAGAATTTGGAAGAGACCTCCCCTTCGACCCAGGCTGAGAGAACTCCATCAGTGGAGAAGCCCTATAGATGTGATGATTGCGGAAAACACTTCCGCTGGACTTCAGACCTTGTCAGACATCAGAGGACacatactggagaaaaacccttCTTTTGTACTATTTGTGGCAAAAGCTTCAGCCAGAAATCTGTGTTAACAACACACCAAAGAATCCACCTGGGAGGCAAACCCTACTTGTGTGGAGAGTGTGGCGAGGACTTCAGTGAACACAGGCGGTACCTGGCGCACCGGAAGACGCACGCTGCTGAGGAGCTCTATCTCTGCAGCGAGTGCGGGCGCTGCTTCACCCACAGCGCAGCGTTCGCCAAGCACTTGAGAGGACACGCCTCAGTGAGGCCCTGCCGATGCAACGAATGTGGGAAGAGCTTCAGTCGCAGGGACCACCTCGTCAGGCATCAgagaacacacactggggagaAACCATTCACGTGCCCTACATGTGGAAAAAGCTTCAGCAGAGGATATCACTTAATTAGGCATCAGAGGACCCACTCAGAAAAGACCTCCTAG